The Melospiza georgiana isolate bMelGeo1 chromosome 1, bMelGeo1.pri, whole genome shotgun sequence genome contains the following window.
CCATTCATTTTGCAGCAGGATTCTTAGGAGGCTGAAGTTTGTAGGTGCTGAAGTAGTTCACCACTTGCTGAGGGACTTCTGCCAGGACACACTGAGCCAGAGCTTCTTTGGGAGACTTATAAAAAAAGAACACCAAGCATCAGTTTCCACTAACTGCTAATGAAGATTCTAAGGCAAATAATAAGCACCTCCTCTAGGAGGCCAATTTAAAGTCTGAAATTTTACAGAGGATTTACACAGTGCCCTTGtatgacagacagacagaagcTTCCCTCTTACCTTCTCACTCCTGTTACCATGAATCAGATGGCTGTCTTGTGCCATCTGAAGTAACAGGAGCTGAGTAAAGGGCTGCCAAGTCTGAACACACCTTTTGTCACACAAAATATGCAGTGCAGATATCAGACTTCAGCCATGTAAACATACTTCCACTATCTGCTTAAGATGACCCTTCAGGGATTTGTCAAAATCATCTGCAATCTTTTGCATCAAGTCTCATCCACAATAACTATGGATGAGCAGCTATGAGTATTTCTATGGAGCAGCTCTTCTGTAGATACTGTTTTTACTGTAAGACTAAATatccataagaaaaaaaatctctttctctAGAAACTGAAAGCATGTGAATATAGAATATACTGAGCAATGACCCTAGTTAATCTACATCCAAGCGCATTACTTGATATGCATATTCTGTATTGATTTTGCTTTCTCATTTCAGTTTGCCTGAAATACTCAGATTGAACTAAGAATTTctattaaaagtaaaaatataaaagcaaaataagaagTTGTAAGGGGTATTATTAACAAGTTAATACGAAGACATGAAACAAAATTAGAATATATATTaggatggaaataaaaatattgatatTATTTGCCCATCCTGAGGAAATTTGGGTGGGTCTTAAGTCAACTATTTTCAACATTATGACGCTTAAAATTTGACTTCCATTGGCCTACACATACATTCTTGGattttacagaaattaaagaATACCAGGACTTCATTCTTTCACCACCTTTTTCTGGTATTTACttttatgaaaatgaaaactacCACTACTACCATGGTCACACAGAGTTTCTACTGATTTTGACCTCCCTGATTATAACTTAGCCTTGAATTTTAATACTGCACTAATTTGTGAGACTAATTCACATTCATAAATGGGCAtccacaataaaaataaaaattaccataagaaaaaagtaatagtaagtttttcctcacaaataaaaaaacctatCCATTCATTTAATCAAGTCTGAGGGAGTTTACAAGGGTCATTCAGGTGCAGAAACTAGCCAGAAATGCAGTGCTGGAAGTAGAactgagggatttggggtttttttttttgtatttgataAAGACTTGTCTTAAGAGTACATATTGGATACACCACACAAAAGCTTAGGATTAGATGCAGGACATCCTAGCAAGCCCAGCATACTTCTACAATATTTATTAAGCATATCAGTAAGATTACTTACATTTTGGAACTTCCTGAATGGCACAAATTGGACAATGTCTCTGACAGCTGGTTCTCCTGATGAGGACCTAAGAACTCCATCGTCACCATCAAGAAACTCCATGGCATCAAAGTCTGCTCCTCCCACACCAACAATGATAATGGACATGGGCAACTTGGAGGCATTAACTATGGCAGTTCGAGTTTGGTCAAGGTCTGTTATCACACCATCCGTTATGATCAGAAGTATAAAGTATTGCTGTCAAACCAATAAACACTGTGTTATGACAAAGAAACAGCAATCATTTAGCCATGCACACTTAGAAAAACCCACATACAGATACACATACAAACTCACAACACTACACAGTGTTGTCACTTTGGCACGTTCAGTGCGCTCACTGAATTTTACAATCAAACGTCTAATTTGTGGTCAGGCTTCATCTACACAATCTGGAAAATCTTGTAAGGACAATATAATCTTTTATAAAAGGTGTCAATAAGCAGCCACCATTCAAAACTCCAGTGGTATCACCCTTCTTTCCTCCAAAATCCCCAGACAAACCAACAGTTAACCTATTTTCCCATTATTTGTTCTGAGATAGAAGGCAGTTTACTGAGGTTTTGGAAAGGTAACACCTTTGaaacttgtatttttttcttttctggtcCATCAATACCTTTATGAAACACTACCATTTACTTCATTTATTGTATCCAGAAAGTCCTAAACCACACCTTTCAGTGCTGAAACACACAGCCATTTCCAAATTCCTCTAATTATGTTTTCTAGTTGCTTCATGAAGTTAATTATCAAGGTATCTTTGTAGTACATCAGTAACTTAATTAACTACCACCTGAGTTGCTTCCACTATTCTGTCGGGGCTTCTAAAAGTTGGCATCCTCGCTTCTGTTCTGGATTGGAACACCAAAAATGAGCTAGAAGTACCAAGTCTGGAAATTAGCAAACACTTCTTGAATTTCCAGTGTTCCCTCACTTCATTTCATATGATTACTGAATAGCATAAATTCAAGTCCCCAAAGATTCCCCCCATTATTCCTGGAAGTCGCTCTTCACTACTTTCCTTCCCATCTGCCTTCATCTGCCTTCAAATAACTGTTCTTCCCTTATCTTgtatttttccttgctttctgccAGTCTGCTCCCCCACGTCAGCAAGAACATCTATAAAGCAGTTATGACCACAGAAAGCTATAAGCAACTATAGCAGGATAGCACATCACACTGGatttatttctctcttctcATACTTCCTccatattgggaaaaaaaaaccagcatcaGAATCAAAAGCCAACCCCAAATCACTATGATATGTATTAAATGTCAAGGTAGCAAATTGTCTTCAATACATCCTTTCaggcaggaaaaacaaatcTCTTGCTAGGCATACTacataaaagttaaaaaaaaacccaaagaaaaacaaaaccaacaagaGGTTTGCTCCTTTCCTGACATATagacatacatacatatacgtatatttatacatacatttttattttttttttacagctacTAGTGAAGAACTACCAGGGTAAAACCTTAGCAGCCTCATGGCATATGAAAATCCATAGCTCCTTTTCAAATTGGTTTCCACAgataaatttacattttaaatagctaattttatttcctgattTTACAGGACATCCAATACACCAGTATTTGTTGTCATCCGTGATTTAGGATTTTGTGAACTTCCATGCATTATCAACATGACTGAATACTCAAGACTTGGTCTTcagaatttctatttttaatatgGTCAACAACTCATGTATAAAATGTTAATATGAAGGAGGGCACAGCCCATACAGCACCTAAACGTTTATAGTACAGGTAATTATCCGTGTTGGTACCTATGTGTCAGGAGCTATACCATCCACTTCTTCACTACCTTAGTTAATCCTCTCTCCCAGCTATCTAATGTGAAACAAGGGCtagttgaatttttttcttagctGAGGTTAAATCACTGTCTTAGATATAAAGGCCTAAATTAGACTTTAGCAACTGTATAGCACTGCAAGAGCTTTCAACAGAAGATACCATAAAGGTGTTGTGTACTTCTCAGTTTCTATTTCAAATCTGAagagtttatttatttaattggtTAAGAGGACTGTTATGTACAATCTGCAAAAAACAACTAGCTTTTCTCTTGTTTTAAGGGTAACAAGCATTTATTCACAAGGTAAAGGCCAACTGTCAAATGAATACACTCAcaaattttaaagagaaaaaaagtatttctaaaCAAGAAGGACAATGAAAAAAGTAGAGAAACAACGACTACCATAAAGAACTTACAGATGCTGTTTGCTGCTGAGtagctgcagcagcaaatctTGCCACATGATTTATAATTGGAGAAAAATTTGTTGGTCCATATAACTTCACTTGAGGAAGACAGGCTCGATATGCATCAACAATGCCTTGGATCCCTAGAGAACAGAAACAGATCTTTcgttttttttaatattagatTTAGGGTATTTTGAAGCACCTGATTTTTCTAAAGCTGTATAAATCAGTTACCTGAGGTGATTTCGCAAAGATTTAAAACAAACcatggtgggaaaaaaaagccatgagGGATGGAAGCTTTCCCTTTGACCAATGCTTAAGGCACATACATAACATGATTGGCCTTGTGTGAACAGACAGGCCACATACTCTGTGCTCAAGGGTGTGAAACAACTACAGCAATTCTCTTCACCTGGCAGCTTGTGCTGGTTGGTAGTCTGATCAGAGAGGCCACACTGAACAGGCATTAGCAGCACCACACTCAAACCAGACAACTCCACCCCAGCAGCTAAGTAGCATAAAGTGTCTTGACAGCACAAGAGAActgttcccagccctgtgccctgcctgtTTAAACCACTTCTTTAACAAATCATTACAGAAGACAGATGCAATGCTATTTCACCTAAGTAAGAAATTGGTTATAAAATTTTTGCTGCTACAGGACgaaacaaattaattaattacaacAACAAGCTTCAGTTCACTTTTCAAGTGTCTTGATGCTGTCAACTTAGGTATTTTATTCTCTAGGTCTGATGTTACTTTCTCAAACTTACCATTACAGAATGGGTTTGAAGGATTAAAATTTATTGGGAACTCATGAGATACCTGTGAAGACACAGAAAACATAGTCAGGACTGCATATACAATCTCCTCCTGAAGTAAGTGCTTTCAGCTGTCTTAGGTAGTGAATTTACACATTCCATTACCTGAAAGGAGGGAGGAATTTGTGCACCAAATCCAAAGGCTGGAAACATCTTATCTCTAAAGAagcaattttaaagaaaacaaagtcaGTACCCTTCCATTAAAAGCTGCCATAGATCAGTAAGTGTAGTTATCAGTGCTGCTTTTCAtcattaaaaatgttatttaagaGGCAAAATTAAACAGAAGTTCCTCACTGTAATTGTTTCTGGGACCCAAAGTAGTCTTAAATACCGAACTGGCAAGAATGCAAGCATATATTCAAATCAGTGCTGCTCTTTTCATCCATTATGAAAAGCCCTGCTGGTCTGCAGTAGACACGAGCCTACACTTGCAATTATATGATGGTATTTTAGTTCTATAACTTAGCTCACAAGTTGCATTCCAGTATATCTGCAGGCATATTCAACACTGGTTTAAAAAGCTACCACAAGTGTCTATACATATGTGAAAACATGATCCAAATAAAAATCTAACACTTACGTATCATAATCCTGAACAACCATCCCGACAGACCAAATGGCTGTTAAGTATTCATTAACTCCATTGGGGCTGAGGTAATGCAGAGAGTCCGGAGAGCGAGGGTCTCCATTGGAGCCTGTAAAATCTATCCCCACCTGCCAAATGCAGCAGTCATATCTCATTGCTCTTAAAGGTTAAATTATGCTTCTTATCTCTGGCAAAGCCAAAGTGAAAACCATGAAAGAGTAGTAAACACGACATCTACAATTCTAACAGGCACAGTACTTGGATGCAGGTTTCTTGGAATATTAACACTCTTCAAACAATGTCCCAACAAAACCCTCAAAAGCTCTGCATCTCTCCAGAAGGGCCAAAATTACTTTCatctgaatcacagaatggtttcgCTTGGAAGAGGccttcaagatcatccagttctaacctccctgccatgggcaaagACAGCTTTCACATGACCAGGTTGCTgaaagccccatccaacttggacttgaacactttcagagatggggcatctgcagcttttctgggcaCACTGTCAGGCTTTCACTGTGTTTGCTTTCAGTTACTATTCACAGCAGCTCTTCAAAATCtggtaaattaatttaattctgtatcttgatacacacacacacacacaccttccTTCTCAGAAGTACAACTAGTCAGGCTCCACAGAAGCCTCTCTGACTTCAACAGGTCTTTTTTGCTTTGGTGATGAAGCATGTTAATAAGGTGAAGATATCGTACTGTTAGTTGTGATGAATTTGGTTCACAAATTACATAACTTAAGGGTTCTAACCCATATGATGACCTCTGTGTGCTGCTTTCAAAGAACAGTAAATTTCTCACTGATCTCCACCCACACAACTTAGCTAGTTCCTAATGAACATAACCATAGGTTCAGAACCATTTGCCAAGTGTAAAgactatttttttctgaacagaCTAGAAGCACTCTGGCAAAATAGCATCCTGCTCTATGCTACAGAACAAAAATGAAGttgacaaggaaaaaaatacaataatcaAATAAAGTACACAGCCAATCAATTCTATACTTCAATTTGCTCCAAAACTCAAAAAGTATTCATATAAATGATTTAACTTACGGTGAAATTCAGCTGACACCCACCCATGATGTAATCAAGGAATGTGCACTCTACAATAATCTAAAAATAGAAGACAGAAATTTTAGTTTTTTCAATGGGAGAAAACCCAGCTAATATTATTGTAGCAACTTCTAAGGTTCCAAATATGCTGTTTTTACCCATTAAAAGCATTAGTTTTGCCCTAGAGCTATCCCACCCTTTCACTGCAACCAGGATATCTGCAACACATGCCACCATATGGCTGCATGACAGCATCAGAATCAGGCCTTCAACAAAACTATAGACATACACCAAAGCAGCTCCAAAACAACTTTCATTTATAAAATAACACATTATGACAGAGTTTTTTACTTTGCCATAAAACAGCGAGTTGGGAAATGCAGTGGTTCAGAAATTACTTAATTCGTTAAGTGACCTTTCTTCTCAAGATAAAGTGAAGGGACAAGGGGGGACAGGTATGTAATTCAGCTCTCAATTTGTCTTCTTGTACAAACCAGAGTcccttaaatattttctgtatgtgGAACTTTCAGACATTTTAAAGTTTCTTACAATTTGAGGATGAAGAGTTGTTACAACTTAACACTTAAAACCAGAATAATTCCAGAATATATTACTGACCTCACAATGCTTAACGCTCACGATGCCAGAGTTTTTAtagttctttttcttctgtcttttcttttcattgatGCACTCAAATTCAACCTGCATGAATGCAAACAAATGCAACAAAAATATTATCATATCATTTATGTAACAAGTTTAATCATCTTTTATTTCAGGATTCATACTTTGGGCTTATATTCAAAATGAAGTTCATTTCATAATCCAGCAAAATTAAACCCAGACTGCCCAATATCAGCAAGAAAAAACCATTCTCAAGATAGAAATCCTCTTTTATCCAAAACTCTACAAACGCATTTGTTTTGACAAATGTATttcaaacaaagaaagaaattctgTACCATTCTCCCTCTGAGGATTCTGCTAACAACTTTCTTTTTGCTAAAGACATAGCAATTCAAACAAAGCATCAGTGTTTCCAGAACCTGTGGCTGCAATTACTATTATTCTTATTATTTAGTATAAATACAACACTCAAAATATTAGGAAAGTACAAGCATGCACTCTTGTATATAGATTCCAGTATTTCTAATGCAGAAATAGTTCTGGAGGTTTTACAGGACTAAAGGAAAATATGGTAAAACATATTGATAACACAGATATCTATAAAACAAATACTTTTATGTTATTTTTGCTATGCTAACTTTTGTCATCCACATGTAAACCTTGCCTATTGAAAGACTTGGAAACTATTATAGTTCGTAAGATAGGAAGGGTAGTATCACTTTAGAAAAAAGCCACCTAATGTAACATAGCTGCATTT
Protein-coding sequences here:
- the CPNE3 gene encoding copine-3, with amino-acid sequence MAAQCVTKVELTISCTNLLDKDVGSKSDPLCVLLQNTSGQQWYEVDRTERVKNSLNPKFSKKFLIDYYFELVQKLKFGIYDIDNKTYDLSDDDFLGELECTLGQVVSSRTLTKPLVLKNGKPAGRGSITITAEEVKDNRVVVLELEARKLDNKDFFGKSDPYLEFHKQTGDGNWVMVHRTEVIKNNLNPVWRPFKISLNSLCYSDMDKSIKVECYDYDGDGSHDLIGSFQTTMSKLKEASRSSPVEFECINEKKRQKKKNYKNSGIVSVKHCEIIVECTFLDYIMGGCQLNFTVGIDFTGSNGDPRSPDSLHYLSPNGVNEYLTAIWSVGMVVQDYDTDKMFPAFGFGAQIPPSFQVSHEFPINFNPSNPFCNGIQGIVDAYRACLPQVKLYGPTNFSPIINHVARFAAAATQQQTASQYFILLIITDGVITDLDQTRTAIVNASKLPMSIIIVGVGGADFDAMEFLDGDDGVLRSSSGEPAVRDIVQFVPFRKFQNSPKEALAQCVLAEVPQQVVNYFSTYKLQPPKNPAAK